In the Mastomys coucha isolate ucsf_1 unplaced genomic scaffold, UCSF_Mcou_1 pScaffold18, whole genome shotgun sequence genome, one interval contains:
- the Slfnl1 gene encoding schlafen-like protein 1 isoform X2 has translation MSLRKRSAQTQMWESPVMSQGKQSLLELPLKEPPPKDSGLKAVPSTHTIYVGHLNPQFSVPVLACLLRDTLERLELPVARDQIEVVRRPRNTYALVQVVAPKAVLASLPWRLQMALEEQLILKELTARGKELVLSEGLESLHHREDDSGPSPSHSPGPSPGRSSGFRRSPLPQLADPSPNLGSAGSRQVSQNRPSGVRSDSAIVHQKILGQEQLFQGAFLGSETRNMEFKRGGGEYLSLAFKHHVRRYVCAFLNSEGGSLLVGVEDNGLVQGIHCSHRDEDRTRLLVDSILQGFKPQVFPDAYTLTFIPVISTTTTSTPLKVLRLTVHTPKAQGEPQLYETDQGEVFLRRDGSIQGPLSVGAIQDWCRQKWTMELGKLEEKVKVLTLEKEQLQQQLRQRQPLSCSCCVL, from the exons ATGAGCCTCAGGAAGAGATCAGCACAGACACAGATGTGGGAGTCTCCTGTGATGTCCCAGGGGAAACAGTCCCTGCTAGAGCTGCCTCTAAAAGAGCCCCCGCCCAAGGACTCTGGCCTCAAggcagttcccagcacacatacaaTTTACGTGGGCCACCTAAACCCCCAGTTCTCTGTCCCCGTGCTCGCCTGCTTGCTGCGGGACACCCTAGAGCGGCTGGAGCTGCCAGTGGCCCGTGACCAAATCGAGGTAGTGAGGCGGCCACGGAACACTTACGCATTGGTACAGGTAGTTGCTCCCAAGGCAGTGCTGGCCTCCCTCCCCTGGCGCCTGCAGATGGCCTTGGAGGAGCAACTAATCCTCAAAGAGCTCACAGCCCGGGGCAAGGAGCTGGTTTTGAGTGAAGGCTTGGAGTCCCTACACCACAGGGAG GATGACAGCGGTCCAAGCCCAAGCCACAGCCCTGGCCCAAGCCCTGGCCGTAGCTCAGGCTTCAGGCGCTCACCACTGCCCCAACTGGCAGACCCTTCCCCTAACTTGGGCTCAGCTGGGAGTCGGCAGGTCTCTCAGAACCGACCCAGTGGCGTGCGCTCTGACAGTGCCATTGTacaccagaagatcctgggccaGGAGCAGCTATTCCAGGGGGCCTTCCTTGGCAGCGAAACACGGAACATGGAGTTTAAGCGAGGCGGCGGAGAGTACCTGAGCCTGGCTTTCAAGCACCATGTGCGGCGCTACGTATGTGCCTTTCTCAACAGTGAGGGTGGCAGCCTGCTGGTAGGTGTCGAAGACAATGGCCTGGTGCAGGGCATCCACTGCAGCCATCGTGATGAGGACCGTACACGCCTGCTGGTAGACTCCATCTTGCAGGGCTTCAAACCCCAGGTCTTTCCCGACGCCTACACCCTTACCTTCATCCCAGTCATAAGCACAACCACGACCAGCACGCCTCTCAAG GTACTCCGCCTGACGGTGCATACACCCAAGGCCCAGGGTGAGCCACAGCTGTACGAGACAGACCAGGGGGAGGTATTTCTAAGGCGTGATGGGAGCATCCAGGGCCCACTGTCGGTTGGCGCCATCCAGGACTGGTGCAGGCAG AAGTGGACGATGGAGCTGGGAAAGCTGGAAGAGAAAGTAAAGGTGTTAACGCTGGAAAAGGAGCAGCTTCAGCAGCAGTTGAGGCAACGCCAGCCACTGTCCTGCAGCTGCTGTGTCCTGTAA
- the Slfnl1 gene encoding schlafen-like protein 1 isoform X4, translating to MSLRKRSAQTQMWESPVMSQGKQSLLELPLKEPPPKDSGLKAVPSTHTIYVGHLNPQFSVPVLACLLRDTLERLELPVARDQIEVVRRPRNTYALVQVVAPKAVLASLPWRLQMALEEQLILKELTARGKELVLSEGLESLHHREKILGQEQLFQGAFLGSETRNMEFKRGGGEYLSLAFKHHVRRYVCAFLNSEGGSLLVGVEDNGLVQGIHCSHRDEDRTRLLVDSILQGFKPQVFPDAYTLTFIPVISTTTTSTPLKVLRLTVHTPKAQGEPQLYETDQGEVFLRRDGSIQGPLSVGAIQDWCRQKWTMELGKLEEKVKVLTLEKEQLQQQLRQRQPLSCSCCVL from the exons ATGAGCCTCAGGAAGAGATCAGCACAGACACAGATGTGGGAGTCTCCTGTGATGTCCCAGGGGAAACAGTCCCTGCTAGAGCTGCCTCTAAAAGAGCCCCCGCCCAAGGACTCTGGCCTCAAggcagttcccagcacacatacaaTTTACGTGGGCCACCTAAACCCCCAGTTCTCTGTCCCCGTGCTCGCCTGCTTGCTGCGGGACACCCTAGAGCGGCTGGAGCTGCCAGTGGCCCGTGACCAAATCGAGGTAGTGAGGCGGCCACGGAACACTTACGCATTGGTACAGGTAGTTGCTCCCAAGGCAGTGCTGGCCTCCCTCCCCTGGCGCCTGCAGATGGCCTTGGAGGAGCAACTAATCCTCAAAGAGCTCACAGCCCGGGGCAAGGAGCTGGTTTTGAGTGAAGGCTTGGAGTCCCTACACCACAGGGAG aagatcctgggccaGGAGCAGCTATTCCAGGGGGCCTTCCTTGGCAGCGAAACACGGAACATGGAGTTTAAGCGAGGCGGCGGAGAGTACCTGAGCCTGGCTTTCAAGCACCATGTGCGGCGCTACGTATGTGCCTTTCTCAACAGTGAGGGTGGCAGCCTGCTGGTAGGTGTCGAAGACAATGGCCTGGTGCAGGGCATCCACTGCAGCCATCGTGATGAGGACCGTACACGCCTGCTGGTAGACTCCATCTTGCAGGGCTTCAAACCCCAGGTCTTTCCCGACGCCTACACCCTTACCTTCATCCCAGTCATAAGCACAACCACGACCAGCACGCCTCTCAAG GTACTCCGCCTGACGGTGCATACACCCAAGGCCCAGGGTGAGCCACAGCTGTACGAGACAGACCAGGGGGAGGTATTTCTAAGGCGTGATGGGAGCATCCAGGGCCCACTGTCGGTTGGCGCCATCCAGGACTGGTGCAGGCAG AAGTGGACGATGGAGCTGGGAAAGCTGGAAGAGAAAGTAAAGGTGTTAACGCTGGAAAAGGAGCAGCTTCAGCAGCAGTTGAGGCAACGCCAGCCACTGTCCTGCAGCTGCTGTGTCCTGTAA
- the Slfnl1 gene encoding schlafen-like protein 1 isoform X3 yields MSLRKRSAQTQMWESPVMSQGKQSLLELPLKEPPPKDSGLKAVPSTHTIYVGHLNPQFSVPVLACLLRDTLERLELPVARDQIEVVRRPRNTYALVQVVAPKAVLASLPWRLQMALEEQLILKELTARGKELVLSEGLESLHHREQDDSGPSPSHSPGPSPGRSSGFRRSPLPQLADPSPNLGSAGSRQVSQNRPSGVRSDSAIVHQKILGQEQLFQGAFLGSETRNMEFKRGGGEYLSLAFKHHVRRYVCAFLNSEGGSLLVGVEDNGLVQGIHCSHRDEDRTRLLVDSILQGFKPQVFPDAYTLTFIPVISTTTTSTPLKKWTMELGKLEEKVKVLTLEKEQLQQQLRQRQPLSCSCCVL; encoded by the exons ATGAGCCTCAGGAAGAGATCAGCACAGACACAGATGTGGGAGTCTCCTGTGATGTCCCAGGGGAAACAGTCCCTGCTAGAGCTGCCTCTAAAAGAGCCCCCGCCCAAGGACTCTGGCCTCAAggcagttcccagcacacatacaaTTTACGTGGGCCACCTAAACCCCCAGTTCTCTGTCCCCGTGCTCGCCTGCTTGCTGCGGGACACCCTAGAGCGGCTGGAGCTGCCAGTGGCCCGTGACCAAATCGAGGTAGTGAGGCGGCCACGGAACACTTACGCATTGGTACAGGTAGTTGCTCCCAAGGCAGTGCTGGCCTCCCTCCCCTGGCGCCTGCAGATGGCCTTGGAGGAGCAACTAATCCTCAAAGAGCTCACAGCCCGGGGCAAGGAGCTGGTTTTGAGTGAAGGCTTGGAGTCCCTACACCACAGGGAG CAGGATGACAGCGGTCCAAGCCCAAGCCACAGCCCTGGCCCAAGCCCTGGCCGTAGCTCAGGCTTCAGGCGCTCACCACTGCCCCAACTGGCAGACCCTTCCCCTAACTTGGGCTCAGCTGGGAGTCGGCAGGTCTCTCAGAACCGACCCAGTGGCGTGCGCTCTGACAGTGCCATTGTacaccagaagatcctgggccaGGAGCAGCTATTCCAGGGGGCCTTCCTTGGCAGCGAAACACGGAACATGGAGTTTAAGCGAGGCGGCGGAGAGTACCTGAGCCTGGCTTTCAAGCACCATGTGCGGCGCTACGTATGTGCCTTTCTCAACAGTGAGGGTGGCAGCCTGCTGGTAGGTGTCGAAGACAATGGCCTGGTGCAGGGCATCCACTGCAGCCATCGTGATGAGGACCGTACACGCCTGCTGGTAGACTCCATCTTGCAGGGCTTCAAACCCCAGGTCTTTCCCGACGCCTACACCCTTACCTTCATCCCAGTCATAAGCACAACCACGACCAGCACGCCTCTCAAG AAGTGGACGATGGAGCTGGGAAAGCTGGAAGAGAAAGTAAAGGTGTTAACGCTGGAAAAGGAGCAGCTTCAGCAGCAGTTGAGGCAACGCCAGCCACTGTCCTGCAGCTGCTGTGTCCTGTAA
- the Slfnl1 gene encoding schlafen-like protein 1 isoform X1 — MSLRKRSAQTQMWESPVMSQGKQSLLELPLKEPPPKDSGLKAVPSTHTIYVGHLNPQFSVPVLACLLRDTLERLELPVARDQIEVVRRPRNTYALVQVVAPKAVLASLPWRLQMALEEQLILKELTARGKELVLSEGLESLHHREQDDSGPSPSHSPGPSPGRSSGFRRSPLPQLADPSPNLGSAGSRQVSQNRPSGVRSDSAIVHQKILGQEQLFQGAFLGSETRNMEFKRGGGEYLSLAFKHHVRRYVCAFLNSEGGSLLVGVEDNGLVQGIHCSHRDEDRTRLLVDSILQGFKPQVFPDAYTLTFIPVISTTTTSTPLKVLRLTVHTPKAQGEPQLYETDQGEVFLRRDGSIQGPLSVGAIQDWCRQKWTMELGKLEEKVKVLTLEKEQLQQQLRQRQPLSCSCCVL; from the exons ATGAGCCTCAGGAAGAGATCAGCACAGACACAGATGTGGGAGTCTCCTGTGATGTCCCAGGGGAAACAGTCCCTGCTAGAGCTGCCTCTAAAAGAGCCCCCGCCCAAGGACTCTGGCCTCAAggcagttcccagcacacatacaaTTTACGTGGGCCACCTAAACCCCCAGTTCTCTGTCCCCGTGCTCGCCTGCTTGCTGCGGGACACCCTAGAGCGGCTGGAGCTGCCAGTGGCCCGTGACCAAATCGAGGTAGTGAGGCGGCCACGGAACACTTACGCATTGGTACAGGTAGTTGCTCCCAAGGCAGTGCTGGCCTCCCTCCCCTGGCGCCTGCAGATGGCCTTGGAGGAGCAACTAATCCTCAAAGAGCTCACAGCCCGGGGCAAGGAGCTGGTTTTGAGTGAAGGCTTGGAGTCCCTACACCACAGGGAG CAGGATGACAGCGGTCCAAGCCCAAGCCACAGCCCTGGCCCAAGCCCTGGCCGTAGCTCAGGCTTCAGGCGCTCACCACTGCCCCAACTGGCAGACCCTTCCCCTAACTTGGGCTCAGCTGGGAGTCGGCAGGTCTCTCAGAACCGACCCAGTGGCGTGCGCTCTGACAGTGCCATTGTacaccagaagatcctgggccaGGAGCAGCTATTCCAGGGGGCCTTCCTTGGCAGCGAAACACGGAACATGGAGTTTAAGCGAGGCGGCGGAGAGTACCTGAGCCTGGCTTTCAAGCACCATGTGCGGCGCTACGTATGTGCCTTTCTCAACAGTGAGGGTGGCAGCCTGCTGGTAGGTGTCGAAGACAATGGCCTGGTGCAGGGCATCCACTGCAGCCATCGTGATGAGGACCGTACACGCCTGCTGGTAGACTCCATCTTGCAGGGCTTCAAACCCCAGGTCTTTCCCGACGCCTACACCCTTACCTTCATCCCAGTCATAAGCACAACCACGACCAGCACGCCTCTCAAG GTACTCCGCCTGACGGTGCATACACCCAAGGCCCAGGGTGAGCCACAGCTGTACGAGACAGACCAGGGGGAGGTATTTCTAAGGCGTGATGGGAGCATCCAGGGCCCACTGTCGGTTGGCGCCATCCAGGACTGGTGCAGGCAG AAGTGGACGATGGAGCTGGGAAAGCTGGAAGAGAAAGTAAAGGTGTTAACGCTGGAAAAGGAGCAGCTTCAGCAGCAGTTGAGGCAACGCCAGCCACTGTCCTGCAGCTGCTGTGTCCTGTAA